The DNA window ATCATTCTGGGAACGGTCGTCTTTTTTGAAATTGTCGGGCCGATCCTGGTCCGCACGGCCGTCCTCCAGGCGGGCGAGGTGCCGGTCGCCGACGCCATTTTCCATACCACCAGCTCGCCGCTGGAACAGCTGCGCAACATGACCTTCCGCATGCTGCAGGCCTGCGGCGTGAACCCCCTGCAGGGCAGCCCGGCCGACGCTCTCGATGTGAACCGCGTCACGCGGCGGAACGTCAAAGCGCTGCTGGCCAGCGCCCGCTTTGACGCGGTGCTGGACCACATCGAAGGCAGCCACGACAACACCTATCCCGTGGTCAACGACAACAACGAACTGATCGGGATTATTCGCTACGGGGACGTGCGGGATGTTATCTTTGAGTCCAACCTGAAAGAACTGGTTACGGCCGAAGATCTGGCGGTGCCGGTGAAAAAAGTACTCAGCCAAAACGACACCCTGGGCGAAGCCTGGAGCCTGCTCAAAGAAGGACGGGCCGACTGCGTGCCGGTCGTGACCGTCGCTTCCCCGCACCAGTACGTCGGCGTGGTTCGCCGCCGCGACCTGCTCCGACTGCTAAGCCACGACGGCAGTCGCGATCAGCCCCGGCCCCGGGCGTCAGGACATTAACGTACCTCGGAACGCGAACATTCGTCAGGCGTGGCCGTCCCGCCCCAAACGTCTCCCTGATTTCCATCCTGATTTACTTCCTTGAGGAGCATCCCATGATTCGATCACGCCTCTTGCTGGCTCTGGCAGCCAGTCTGTTCCTTCTCCCGGCCGGCCTGCTGCATGCGGACGAGCCGGTCCGAGTCGGCATCCTGGGCTTTGATAATTACCAGGCGGTGGAGTACGCCGCGTTCTTCAATAACCCGCAGGCCGAAGGCGATCTTGATGGGCTGCTGGTGACGGCGGCCTGGCCCGTGCTGAGCGACAGCTATCCCCAAAGCGCCGAACTGACCGAGCGCTGGAAGCCCCAGATGCTGAACCGCTATCAGGATCCAAAGTCGCCCCGCGGCACAGCCCCGCCGATCAAACTGGTCGACTCGCTGGAAGAACTGCTGGCCAATTGCGATGTGGTGATGATCTGGAGCCTCGACGGCCGGAAGCATGTGGAACAGGCGACGCCCGTTCTCAAAGCGGGCAAGCCGCTGTTCATCGGCCGGCCGGCCGCTTCTTCGGTCGAGGATACGGTCGCCCTGTACCGGCTGGCCGCCGAAACGGGCACGCCTTTCTGGAGCTGTTCGCAGCATCGCTACAGCCCCGGTTTCAGCGGCATGCGGAACCATCCCGAAGTCGGCAACGTGCTGGGCTGCGATGTCTACGGCGGTTACGATCCCAACGCGCCCGAGGCCGATCGGTTCATCCGTCCGCTGCACAGCATTGAAACGATGTACGCCATTATGGGCCCCGGCTGCGTGAAGGTTTCTTGCGCCTCGACGCCCAAAGCGGAAGTGTATACGTGCGTCTGGGACGACGGCCGCGTCGCCACCTATCGCGGCATCAAAGAAGGCGCCGTGAAGTACAGCGCCACGGTCTTCGGCGACAAAGGCGTCTCCACCGCCGGCATCTATGGACACGGCGTGCCGGAGAAAGGGATCGTCCCCACCAAAGACAAATACATGGGCTACGGCGGACTGGCGATCGAACTGGCCAAATTCTTCAAGACCCGGAAAGTCCCGGTCGCCGCCTCAGAAACGCTGGAAATATTCGCCCTGATGCAAGCCGCCGACGAGAGCCGCGAGCAGAATGGCGCCTTCCAGCCCGTCGCCCGGCTGCTGGAAGCGAAGTAAGCCCGCCGGACGCAGGCAAAGCGGAACGCCCTGGCAGCAAGGGCGTTCCCTGATCGTCGAGGATTCCCCGCACGCCGCCGAAGTCGCCAGACTGTGGACGGACCCTTCTCGGCGATGCCAGCGGCGGCCAAACTCTGGCGAGTTCAGCTACGGGGACCGCAGGGCCGGTCCCCGCTCTTTCTCTGCGTCTTTCTCGTCCCGCCTGGTTATTTGGCGGTTTCGGGAGCGAGGACCGCATACAGGGCGTCGCCGCGGCGCAGGATCAGGTACGGCGGGGCGGCGGAGCCGGCGTACAGCACATGGCCGCCAAACGCAGGACGTCCGCCTGCTGCGGGATCTTCGGCCGCCGCTTCCCAGACGCGATTCTCGGCAATCTCTTCACCGTCTTTAAACGACACGACCGAGGTCGTCCCTTTGTTGCCAAACAGGTAGACCTTCTCGCCCGCCACAAACGGCGTCGCCCAGATACCGCCGGCTCCCAGCCGGGTCGTCCCCCGCTGCTCGCCCGTTTTCAGATCCAGCCGGAACAGCACGCCGGTGCGATTCACGATCAGCACCTGGTCGCCCGCCACGATCGGGCTGCCGAACGTGCTGCTGGCCTTCTCCGACCGCCAGACAAACTTCAGGGCGAACGCGCCGTCGTCCTGCTTGACAATCTGCAGCAGTCCATTGGAGGCGGCCCCGTTGCCGGCGTTCTCTTCGCCCCGTCCGTCGGAAGCGCCGATCAGAAACTTCCCGTCGCCGACCGGAACGGGCGTGCAGGAGGAGTTATTGGAAATGTCGGTGAATTCCCACAGCCGCTTGCCGCTTGCCGGATCAAAACCGACGATCTTGCCGCTGCCGCTGCAGACCAGATGATCGCCGTCGGCGGTCGGCGCCAGCCGCGGGGAACTCCACGACGTCACCCCCAGGCCGTCGACCTTCCAGACCGTTTCGCCGCTCTTTTTATCCAGGGAGAGCAGGTACGGGTCTTCGCTCCGCTCGACCCAGACAAACACCCGATCCGCCGTCTGCTCCAGCGAAGCCGCCAGGCCGTGCCGCGATTCGATCGGACCGTTGCTTTCGACCAGATCCCGCTGCCAGCGAACCGTGCCGTCCCGCTTGACGGCGACGACCAGCCCGCCTTCATAGAAAGCGATGAAGCCGTCCGCATCGGCGATCGGCGTGGGAGCCGCCCGGCTGACATAGGTGCTGTTCTCCTGCGGCGTCGGATTCTTGAACTCCTGCTGCCAGAGCTTTTCGCCCGTGGTCAGCGAGAAGGCCGCCAAAAAGTACTGTTCTTTGTTCTTGCCGGCGGTCGACGTCACCACCACCTGCTGGTCGACGATAATCGGAGCCGACTGGCCATAACCCTCGATGGCGGCCTCCCAGGCGACATTTTCCGAGGGCGACCATTTCACCGCCAGCGGCCCCGCCGGCGCCGTGCACCGGCCCGAATTCTGGAACGCGGGCCACGCCGCCCCCGCCAGCTCGGCCGCCTGCAGGGACGATCCGCCCGCGGTCAGCAGAGCCAGCGCCCCGCATGCGGTTCCGGAAAGAAGCACCTGCCACGCCCTGCTCAAATTCTGCAGCATCGATCGTTTTCCTCAAGCGGGGTCGCTTCCCAGGGCCCATCTGCCGAGGGCCGGAACGAGGAAACCCCTGGAAAAGTGGTGAAGTCCCAGGTCAAACATCAATAATGAGATTTAATCTCACAAAACAGGTTAGCGAGACCTGGCCGGTTGTCAATGTACATCATACGGATCCGACAAGCCTCCGCATCCAGTAAACCGGCTGGACACAGCCCACCCGAGAGACGCCCGTCGGTCATTCCGCAAGCAGGCAGAAGGCGGCAAATCGCGATGTTTATCGCTGGGCGGCGCTGGTCAGATCGACGCGGCAGCAGCCGAATTCGATCCAGTGGCCATTCCCTTCGCCTTCGGAATGCACCGCGACTTCAGGGTGCAGGCGGTACTTCACAAACCGGCCTTCGCGCTGGGTCGTCACAATGTGGGCATGCCGCAGCACGCCCAGGTGGTGCGACACTTTGACCATATCTTCGCCCAGGGAATCGGCGATCTGCCCCACGTTCATTTCGCCGGTAAAAAGCGTCAGTACGATCCGCAGTCTCTCGGGATCCGCCAGCGCCTTGAGACGTTCGGCGCACTGCTGGAACTCTTCCGCGTTCTTCATTTTCGCCAGATCGTACTTGAGTTTCCGGGGAAAGGCATGAAAACAGGCTTGCTGCGCGGCCACGGTTGCGATTCATTCTTACATTCGTTAGAATGACTGAATATCGCCGGCGGTTTGCAGGTGGCTCCCGGTCGTTTGATTGTAGCCTTTGTGGTGGTTCGCCTCTATACGTCGTTATCCCCTCCCCGCCGGCCCTGCCATGCATTTGCGAATTGCCTGTTTCGCCAGTGGGATCATGCACCTGGGATTGCTGGCGGGCGTCTGGCTGTGGCCTGCCCGCCCAAACGACCGAACGCCCGCGTATACGGTGATCCAGGGCGAGCCGCTGGCTGCCGCGTTCACTTCGGCCCCGTCGTCCGCGCAGGTCACCGTGGAAATCGCCCCGCCGATCGAGGTCGTCGAAACGCCGCTTCCGCCGCCCTTGCCGCCGCCCACGTACGAGACATTCCTGCCCGCCGAGAGCAGCAAGGCGCCCGCTTCGCTGCTGGAGATCACCCGGCAGGAAACGGAACCGACGATCGTCACGACAGCGGCTCCCCTGGCGACGGTGGAATCGCCGCCGTCCCGCCAGCCGCAGGTCGACAAAGTCGAACCCCCGTCAGAACGGGAGCCGACCCCGCTGGCTAAAGCCCCGCCGACTCTGGCCCGGCAAGTCCGACCGGTCGCTCTAGTCGCGCAGCAGGCTGCGATCGCCATGCCGCTGCAGGTCGCCGCGGCGGCAGGCGCGCAGGTGGACCAGTTGCCGCGGAAGCTGCCGGCCAACCCGGCTCCCGCCTATCCGCCCGACGCTTTGCGATCCGGGATCGAAGGACGGCTCACGCTGCGCGTGAAAGTGGGCGCCGACGGGACCGTCGACGAAGCCCAGATTGCGACGTCGTCGGGCTCAAGCAGCCTGGATCAATCGGCCCTGCGGACGGTTCTCCGCTGGCGATTTGAACCGGCCCAGCGCGGCGGCGAAGCGGTCGCCTATGAAGTGCTGGTGCCGATCAAATTCACGATCCAGCGCGGTTAGACGGCCGCCGTCCCACCAGCGACGAACGGGCCGCCGGCGACCAGCTTCTTGATAGCGAAGCTTTCTTATCGGGGCGCCGGAACCCTGCCCCCCTGAACTGGGCTGGCGATCGACTCTCCCCGCTGACACTCTTACGTTTTTAAGAATGTCATTCAATATTGGAGGATCATGACGCCGATGAGGATGGTACTGGCTAATGCCGCCGCTTTAACCCGGCCAGAACGCGCCTTCGCTCCCACCCCTCTCTCCCACCACGGACCTTAAACCATGCTCTTGCGATTCTTACGTTCGCTCTCGGCATTGGCTGTTCTTTTGGCGTTGCTGTCTCCCTGCACCCTTGCGGCCCAGGAGTCGGAACCGACGCCCGCCGGACCGCCCCAGCCGCCGTTGTTGCCCGAGACCGAAGTCGAGGCGGCGCCGCCGGCAAGCTCGAATCCGAACCCGACCACAGCCAACACGCTTCCCGGCGGCGGCAGCCAGGGGGGCGGAGCCGGCGCGGAATCGCCCGTCGGTCCGTTCCCGGACTCGGACTTTTTCGGCAACAACCAGGGCAACAATTCTGGCAATAACCAGGGCGGCAACATCCTGACGGACTCTGTGTTTAGCAGCCCGCCGGCCACCGGTTATCGGGCCGAGTCGTCGACGACCGGCTCGATCATCAACATTCCCGACGCCGACCTGCCTGCGACCGTGAATGTGATTACCCGCGATCTGCTCGACGATCAAAATGTGCTGCGGTTCGACGACGTGATCCGCAACGCGGGCGGGGTGACGAAAGCGGCCGACGGCCTGTTCCCCGACCGAATTTTCCTGCGGGGCCTGGAAGTCGGTTCACGCAACTTCCGCAAGGACGGCTTTCTGGATCCGACCTTCGTCCCCCGCGATTTCCAGAACGTGGAACGGGTGGAGATTCTCAAAGGCCCCGCGTCGGTGCTGTACGGCGCCGGCGACCCGGCCGGCCTGGTGAACATCATCACGAAGAAGCCGGTGCAGGACCGTTTTGCCCATTTTGGCTTCACCTTCGGTTCGTACGATCAGGCCCGCTATACGCTGGACGCCAATGGCTACGGTTCGCAGTCGGGGAACGTGCTGTACCGCCTTAACATCGCCCAGGAAGACGTGAACAGCTTTGTGGATTACGACGGCCTCAGCCGCACGCAGATCTCGCCGGTGGTGACCTGGCTGATCAACGAAGATACCTCGCTGACCTGGAGCGGCGAATGGCATCGTCATAACACGATTGGCTTCCAGGGGACGCCCGCCATCAACGGCGATCCCCTGTTTTTGCCGCCTGGCCGGTACATCGGCGAGCCGGCGAACGACTTCCTGCAGACGGAAGAGTTTCGCCAGTCGCTGGTGCTGCAGCACCAGATCAACGACGAATGGAGCTTCAGCGTGGGCGGTTACTCGCTCTTCTATCAGTACCCCGGATCCACGACCAGCTCCGCCGCCCAGGTCGCTCCGGCTCCGCCTTTGATTGTCCGCAGCCGCAACGACATTCCCCTGGCGAACGAGCAGTCGCAGTCGGTCATCGCCAATCTGGCTGGCGAATTCTACACGGGCGAGTTGCTGCACAAAGCGGTCCTGGGCGTGGAGTACAACTACTTCGATTCGGCCTCCACGTTCAACTCGGGCTTTTTGCCCACACCGATCGACGCCAGCGATCCGACGTACTCCAACCCGCCGGCCGTGCCGGTGTTTACGTCGGACTTTCCCGTCTTTCGCCAGCAACGGGTCGGCGGCTATCTGCAGGACCTGGTCGAGCTCAACGACTACTGGAAGGTGCTGGGCGGCGTGCGTTTTGATACGGTCGACTTTGACTTTGAGCGGAACATCGGCTTTGGCGAGGTGGAAACGCAGCAGGAGTTCAACCGCGTTTCTCCCCGCGGAGGCGTGGTCTACCAGCCGCTGGGCGATGAGGTGCTGTCGTTCTATTACTCGTACGCCCAGTCGTTCAATCCGCCCGGCGGCGGCATTTACCTGAACGGCAACCTGCAGCCGGTTCTGGGAGAAAGCCACGAAGCGGGCATCAAGACCCAGCTACTGGAAGGGCTGTCGCTGACGGCCAGCGGCTTTCACATTACGCGCCAGAACGACGCCTTTAACGTGCAGTCGATTGTCCTCGTCCAGGTGGGCGAGGTCCGCAGCCAGGGAGCCGAGCTGAACCTGGTCGGCGCCTTGACCGATCGCTGGAACGTCACCGCCAACTACACCTATACCGACGCCCGGCTGTCGGATCCGGATCCTCTGTACAACAACAACCACGCCCGGAATGTGCCATTCAACACGGCCAATGTGTGGACGCGCTACAACTTTTACCAGGATCGCTGCCAGACCTTTGGCGCCGCGTTAGGGCTGGTCTACCTGGGCGAGCGGCCGGCCGATTTAGAGAACACCCTCAACCTGCCCGGCTACAGTCGCTGGGACGGCGGACTGTACTATCGACGCGATCGCTGGAACGCCAGTCTGTATGTCGAAAACCTGTTCGACGTGCAGTACGCGCAAAGCTCCGTGAACACCCAGCAGATTTACCAGGGCGCCCCGCTGAACGCCCGGGCCACGGTCAGCTATCACTACTAAACCGGGAACGTTCGTCAGGGAGAGATGGCGAACCCTGCGGTCCCCCATAGCGGAACTCGCCAGATTTTGGCCGCTGTTGCCAGAAGACTCTCTCCAAAGGCTGGCGACCTCGGCTACCTGGAGGAAACGCGGGCGAGGCAGCCGCCTTTAGCCGCCGCCGCTTTCGGTCTCGACCAGCTTTTTGTGGGCGATCACCTTCTGGTTATAGGCGGCGATCAGCTCTTTGTGGCGGAGCACGCCCAGCAGCGTGGCGCGGTCCTCGGCGTCGACGACCGGCAGCTCGTCGACGTTGTACGCGGTAAAGTGATTAAGGGCCGTGTTCAAGTCGTCCTCAGGCGTGATCGTAGCGACGCGCGAGGTCATGACATCGCGAGCGTTGGCCAGCTGCCAGAGCGTGTCATCATACAGATAGGCGCGGACATCGTCGGCGGAGAAGATGCCGACGATCTTCTTCTCCTGGTCGACCACCGGGAAGTATCGCTGCGAGGTCGTCGCCAGCATGTGGACGATCGCATCCAGTGAGGCGCCTTCGTCGATGGTGCGTATCTTCCGGTTGGGACTGTACACGTCGGCCACCCGCATCCCTTCCAGCAGGTCGACGATAAAGTCGCCCCGATGGGCGGGCGAATCCAGCCGCGTCGGCACCTGCTTGACATACAGCGTCCATTTCTGGCCCAGCAGAAAACAGATGGTGCAGACCCACATGGTCGGCAGCAGCAGCCGATAGTCGCCCGTCATTTCGGAGACCATCAGAATCGTAGAAAACGGCGCCCTGGCGCAGCCGGCGAAGAAGCCAGCCATTCCCACAATGGCGAACGCTTGCGGATTGGGGGCCATTCCCGTCGGCAGCCAGTCGTGGAACCATTGCCCCATGGCGCCGCCCACGCAACCGCCGATCACCATCGAAGGTCCAAACACGCCGCCCGATCCGCCGGAGCTAATGGTCAGCGAAGTGGTGAGAATTTTGACCAGCGCAATCGCAATCAGCAGCAGCGGCGCAATGGTAACCGGATTCGTCGGCAAGGCATCCGCCAGCGCATCGGCGGACGGCACAGACAGCACCGCCTGCAGGCTGCCGTAGCCTGTCCCCAGCACCGCCAGGGCGTTCTCGTCCTGGCATGCATAGAGCATGCCCACGCCGACCAGACCGGCCAGGGCCGCTCCAATGGCGGGCCGCAGATGGGGAATGATCGGCAGCTTTTTGAACAGGTCGTGCATGCCGTAGAACGTTTTAATATACAACACGCCGACCAGCACCAGCAGAATCGCCATCACCGTATAGGGCAGCAGTTCCAACGGCGAGTCCATGCCGAAATTGATTTTTCCAAACAGCGGACTGAAGCGATGGGTGACCGGCAGAGAATAGCAATACACGCTATAGGCGACCGTCGAGCTGATCGCGGCAGGCACGATGACATCGGATTCCAGGTCCGCGTCGCGGTACAGAATTTCCCCCGCAAACAAGGCTCCCGCCAACGGGGCCTTGAAGATCGCCCCCACGCCGGCGCCCATTCCCGCGGCCAGCATGATGCGCCGATCCCGATCGGACAGACGCAGTTTGGTCGCCAGGATGGAGCCAAACCCGGCGCCGATCTGCGCGATCGGTCCTTCGCGGCCGGCCGATCCGCCAGTTCCCAGAGTGACGGCCGAGGCGAGAATTTTAATGATCGGAATGCGCGGCTTGATGACACCCCGCTTGTTATGAAAGGCGTCAATCGCCGCGTCGGTGCCGTGCCCTTCCGCCTCGGGGGCGAACGTGTACACCAGCCATCCCGAGACCAGACCGCCAGCTGTCATAATGACCACGATCAGCCACGGATGAAGCACCGGCGCGCCGCCTTCAAAAAAATGCGGCACCCATTCGCCCAGCGGTTCGCGGCCATGCCAGCCGGCAATCATCGCCAGACCGTAATGCTGAATGGCCATCCCCATCCACTGGAAAATGATCGCCCCCACGCCGGCGACCAGGCCGATCAGCGCGGACAGAAAGAACCATTTTCCCACCATTCGAAACCCAAACGCATGCAGCGTGTTGGCCCAGAATTCGGCGATGCGATGGGACGTTTGAGGCATAACCGGGCAATCTTGCGGATTCAAAAAGGACGTGGAGGTGAGGGAGAAGGTTTAATGGATCCAAGCGTTTTTGGCAAATCGCCCTGCTCCATTTCCTGGGCCAGGCGCCGGCGAAGGTTCCGCTTTCAGCTGCCGGACGCCGGCGGGCCGTCCGGCTTTTCCGGCGTGTCATCGTGCGTCGCCGTGTGGTCGTGG is part of the Lignipirellula cremea genome and encodes:
- a CDS encoding Gfo/Idh/MocA family protein, with protein sequence MIRSRLLLALAASLFLLPAGLLHADEPVRVGILGFDNYQAVEYAAFFNNPQAEGDLDGLLVTAAWPVLSDSYPQSAELTERWKPQMLNRYQDPKSPRGTAPPIKLVDSLEELLANCDVVMIWSLDGRKHVEQATPVLKAGKPLFIGRPAASSVEDTVALYRLAAETGTPFWSCSQHRYSPGFSGMRNHPEVGNVLGCDVYGGYDPNAPEADRFIRPLHSIETMYAIMGPGCVKVSCASTPKAEVYTCVWDDGRVATYRGIKEGAVKYSATVFGDKGVSTAGIYGHGVPEKGIVPTKDKYMGYGGLAIELAKFFKTRKVPVAASETLEIFALMQAADESREQNGAFQPVARLLEAK
- a CDS encoding outer membrane protein assembly factor BamB family protein; translation: MLQNLSRAWQVLLSGTACGALALLTAGGSSLQAAELAGAAWPAFQNSGRCTAPAGPLAVKWSPSENVAWEAAIEGYGQSAPIIVDQQVVVTSTAGKNKEQYFLAAFSLTTGEKLWQQEFKNPTPQENSTYVSRAAPTPIADADGFIAFYEGGLVVAVKRDGTVRWQRDLVESNGPIESRHGLAASLEQTADRVFVWVERSEDPYLLSLDKKSGETVWKVDGLGVTSWSSPRLAPTADGDHLVCSGSGKIVGFDPASGKRLWEFTDISNNSSCTPVPVGDGKFLIGASDGRGEENAGNGAASNGLLQIVKQDDGAFALKFVWRSEKASSTFGSPIVAGDQVLIVNRTGVLFRLDLKTGEQRGTTRLGAGGIWATPFVAGEKVYLFGNKGTTSVVSFKDGEEIAENRVWEAAAEDPAAGGRPAFGGHVLYAGSAAPPYLILRRGDALYAVLAPETAK
- a CDS encoding ArsR/SmtB family transcription factor gives rise to the protein MAAQQACFHAFPRKLKYDLAKMKNAEEFQQCAERLKALADPERLRIVLTLFTGEMNVGQIADSLGEDMVKVSHHLGVLRHAHIVTTQREGRFVKYRLHPEVAVHSEGEGNGHWIEFGCCRVDLTSAAQR
- a CDS encoding energy transducer TonB, whose product is MHLRIACFASGIMHLGLLAGVWLWPARPNDRTPAYTVIQGEPLAAAFTSAPSSAQVTVEIAPPIEVVETPLPPPLPPPTYETFLPAESSKAPASLLEITRQETEPTIVTTAAPLATVESPPSRQPQVDKVEPPSEREPTPLAKAPPTLARQVRPVALVAQQAAIAMPLQVAAAAGAQVDQLPRKLPANPAPAYPPDALRSGIEGRLTLRVKVGADGTVDEAQIATSSGSSSLDQSALRTVLRWRFEPAQRGGEAVAYEVLVPIKFTIQRG
- a CDS encoding TonB-dependent siderophore receptor, which codes for MLLRFLRSLSALAVLLALLSPCTLAAQESEPTPAGPPQPPLLPETEVEAAPPASSNPNPTTANTLPGGGSQGGGAGAESPVGPFPDSDFFGNNQGNNSGNNQGGNILTDSVFSSPPATGYRAESSTTGSIINIPDADLPATVNVITRDLLDDQNVLRFDDVIRNAGGVTKAADGLFPDRIFLRGLEVGSRNFRKDGFLDPTFVPRDFQNVERVEILKGPASVLYGAGDPAGLVNIITKKPVQDRFAHFGFTFGSYDQARYTLDANGYGSQSGNVLYRLNIAQEDVNSFVDYDGLSRTQISPVVTWLINEDTSLTWSGEWHRHNTIGFQGTPAINGDPLFLPPGRYIGEPANDFLQTEEFRQSLVLQHQINDEWSFSVGGYSLFYQYPGSTTSSAAQVAPAPPLIVRSRNDIPLANEQSQSVIANLAGEFYTGELLHKAVLGVEYNYFDSASTFNSGFLPTPIDASDPTYSNPPAVPVFTSDFPVFRQQRVGGYLQDLVELNDYWKVLGGVRFDTVDFDFERNIGFGEVETQQEFNRVSPRGGVVYQPLGDEVLSFYYSYAQSFNPPGGGIYLNGNLQPVLGESHEAGIKTQLLEGLSLTASGFHITRQNDAFNVQSIVLVQVGEVRSQGAELNLVGALTDRWNVTANYTYTDARLSDPDPLYNNNHARNVPFNTANVWTRYNFYQDRCQTFGAALGLVYLGERPADLENTLNLPGYSRWDGGLYYRRDRWNASLYVENLFDVQYAQSSVNTQQIYQGAPLNARATVSYHY
- a CDS encoding chloride channel protein, whose protein sequence is MPQTSHRIAEFWANTLHAFGFRMVGKWFFLSALIGLVAGVGAIIFQWMGMAIQHYGLAMIAGWHGREPLGEWVPHFFEGGAPVLHPWLIVVIMTAGGLVSGWLVYTFAPEAEGHGTDAAIDAFHNKRGVIKPRIPIIKILASAVTLGTGGSAGREGPIAQIGAGFGSILATKLRLSDRDRRIMLAAGMGAGVGAIFKAPLAGALFAGEILYRDADLESDVIVPAAISSTVAYSVYCYSLPVTHRFSPLFGKINFGMDSPLELLPYTVMAILLVLVGVLYIKTFYGMHDLFKKLPIIPHLRPAIGAALAGLVGVGMLYACQDENALAVLGTGYGSLQAVLSVPSADALADALPTNPVTIAPLLLIAIALVKILTTSLTISSGGSGGVFGPSMVIGGCVGGAMGQWFHDWLPTGMAPNPQAFAIVGMAGFFAGCARAPFSTILMVSEMTGDYRLLLPTMWVCTICFLLGQKWTLYVKQVPTRLDSPAHRGDFIVDLLEGMRVADVYSPNRKIRTIDEGASLDAIVHMLATTSQRYFPVVDQEKKIVGIFSADDVRAYLYDDTLWQLANARDVMTSRVATITPEDDLNTALNHFTAYNVDELPVVDAEDRATLLGVLRHKELIAAYNQKVIAHKKLVETESGGG